In the genome of Photobacterium sp. TY1-4, one region contains:
- the lrp gene encoding leucine-responsive transcriptional regulator Lrp, with the protein MVDTKKKPSKELDRIDRNILNELQKDGRISNVELSKRVGLSPTPCLERVRRLERQGYISGYTALLNPQFLDASLLVFVEITLNRGAPDVFEQFNKSVQELEDIQECHLVSGDFDYLLKTRVSDMSAYRKLLGETLLRLPGVNDTRTYVVMEEVKQTNNLVIKTR; encoded by the coding sequence ATGGTAGATACCAAGAAGAAACCATCCAAGGAATTGGATAGAATTGACCGTAACATATTGAATGAACTGCAAAAAGACGGTCGTATTTCAAACGTTGAGCTGTCAAAGCGGGTGGGTCTGTCGCCGACGCCGTGTCTTGAGCGGGTGCGTCGTCTGGAGCGTCAGGGCTATATCAGTGGCTATACAGCGCTTCTGAATCCGCAATTTCTGGATGCATCACTGCTGGTGTTCGTTGAAATCACGCTGAACCGCGGTGCGCCGGATGTGTTTGAGCAATTTAACAAGTCCGTTCAGGAATTAGAAGATATTCAGGAATGTCATCTGGTTTCCGGCGATTTTGACTACTTGCTGAAAACACGGGTATCGGATATGTCGGCCTACCGGAAGCTGCTGGGTGAAACCCTGCTGCGTTTGCCGGGCGTGAACGATACCCGTACCTATGTGGTGATGGAAGAGGTCAAACAGACCAACAACCTGGTGATCAAAACGCGTTAA
- the ald gene encoding alanine dehydrogenase → MIIGVPKEIKNHEYRVGLVTSSVRELVSLGHQVLVETQAGIGIGLSDSDYQTAGATIISTAKEVFTRSEMIVKVKEPQAEERAMLREGQILFTYLHLAPDLPQTKELIDSKAVCIAYETVTDAHGRLPLLAPMSEVAGRMSIQAGAQALENSSGGRGLLLSGVPGVEPAKVIILGGGVVGSNAARMAVGMRADVTILDRSLETLRALDIEFQGKAKVVYSTKEIIDRLVPEADIIIGAVLIPGAAAPKLITAAHVKQMKPGSALVDVAIDQGGCFETSKPTTHTEPTYLVDNVVHYCVANMPGAVARTSAFALNNATLPYVIKLAGQGYKKALLADPGFLAGLNVIYGKVTCKEVAEAFNLHYTDPEVAISMH, encoded by the coding sequence ATGATCATTGGTGTTCCCAAAGAAATCAAAAATCACGAATACCGCGTCGGGCTTGTCACCAGTAGTGTTCGTGAACTCGTTTCATTAGGCCATCAGGTTCTGGTTGAGACCCAAGCCGGGATCGGGATCGGACTCTCGGATTCAGATTATCAAACTGCTGGCGCCACAATTATTTCGACTGCTAAAGAAGTTTTTACCAGATCAGAGATGATTGTTAAAGTAAAAGAGCCCCAGGCAGAAGAGCGAGCCATGCTCCGTGAAGGCCAGATTTTATTCACTTATCTGCATCTTGCCCCAGATTTACCACAAACTAAAGAGCTGATTGACAGCAAAGCCGTCTGTATTGCCTACGAAACCGTCACTGACGCCCATGGCCGATTACCCTTGCTGGCGCCGATGTCGGAAGTCGCCGGCCGCATGTCGATCCAGGCCGGCGCCCAGGCGTTGGAGAATTCAAGTGGCGGCCGCGGGCTGTTGTTAAGTGGCGTGCCCGGCGTCGAACCGGCGAAAGTCATCATTCTCGGCGGCGGTGTGGTCGGCTCGAACGCTGCGCGAATGGCTGTGGGGATGCGGGCGGATGTCACCATTCTCGACCGCAGCCTCGAAACCTTGCGCGCGTTGGATATCGAGTTTCAGGGCAAAGCCAAAGTGGTGTATTCAACCAAAGAGATCATTGATCGCCTGGTTCCGGAAGCCGACATTATTATCGGTGCGGTCCTGATCCCGGGTGCTGCTGCCCCAAAACTCATCACCGCAGCGCATGTGAAGCAGATGAAGCCGGGTTCTGCCTTGGTCGATGTGGCAATCGATCAGGGCGGTTGCTTCGAGACCTCCAAGCCAACCACCCATACCGAGCCGACCTATCTCGTCGATAATGTGGTGCATTATTGCGTCGCCAATATGCCCGGGGCCGTCGCCCGCACCTCTGCCTTTGCCTTAAACAACGCCACCCTGCCCTATGTCATCAAGCTGGCCGGGCAAGGGTATAAAAAAGCCTTGTTGGCCGATCCGGGGTTTCTGGCCGGGTTGAATGTGATCTACGGCAAAGTCACCTGCAAAGAGGTCGCCGAAGCCTTCAACCTGCATTATACCGACCCTGAAGTTGCCATTAGTATGCATTAA